Proteins encoded within one genomic window of Cucumis sativus cultivar 9930 chromosome 3, Cucumber_9930_V3, whole genome shotgun sequence:
- the LOC105435136 gene encoding AAA-ATPase At3g28580 yields the protein MTHPMGQLWNNVGSLMATAMFVWAIIQQYFPYHLRAHIERYAHKFIGFLYPYITITFPEYTGERLRKSEAFTAIHNYLSSRSSIRAKRLKAEAVKDSKSLVLSMDDNEEVIDEFQGVKIWWTSSKTVPKTQSISYYPTSEERRFYKLTFHRRHRETILDSFINHIMEEGKAVELKNRQRKLYMNHSGESWRHKSSWRHVPFEHPANFRTLAMDPKKKQEIVNDLVKFKKGKEYYEKVGKAWKRGYLLYGPPGTGKSTMIAAMANFMEYDVYDLELTSVKDNTELKKLLIEISNKSIIVIEDIDCSLDLTGQRKKKKKTEEEGDEAKEIEKKAKEEEKKESKVTLSGLLNFIDGIWSACGGERLIIFTTNHKEKLDEALIRRGRMDKHIEMSYCGFEAFKILAMNYLDVEWDDSYDKIKEMLEEIEMAPADVAENLMPKYEGEETGECFKRLIKGLEDAKVAAEKKKAEEEAEATKMAEKEKEKKEKEEKKKAEDEAEAAKKEEKKEEEESGEKECSKCNGVTTREVKENGHVEKKQNN from the coding sequence ATGACCCATCCCATGGGACAGCTCTGGAACAATGTCGGCTCTTTAATGGCCACCGCCATGTTCGTTTGGGCAATCATCCAACAATACTTCCCTTACCATCTTCGTGCCCACATCGAACGATACGCTCACAAATTTATTGGGTTTCTTTATCCTTACATCACAATCACTTTCCCTGAATACACCGGCGAGCGTCTCCGGAAGAGTGAGGCCTTTACCGCTATTCACAATTACCTCAGTTCACGAAGCTCAATTCGAGCTAAGCGTCTGAAAGCAGAGGCGGTCAAAGATAGTAAATCTTTGGTTCTTAGTATGGATGATAATGAAGAAGTTATCGATGAATTTCAAGGCGTTAAGATTTGGTGGACTTCCAGTAAAACCGTACCCAAAACTCAGAGTATATCTTACTACCCTACTTCCGAGGAGAGACGATTTTACAAACTGACGTTTCACCGGCGACACAGAGAAACCATTCTTGACTCATTTATTAATCATATTATGGAAGAGGGAAAGGCCGTCGAGCTGAAAAACCGGCAACGGAAGCTTTATATGAACCATTCCGGTGAGAGTTGGCGGCATAAAAGTAGTTGGAGACATGTACCTTTTGAGCATCCAGCCAATTTCCGTACTCTGGCTATGGATccaaagaagaaacaagagaTTGTGAATGATTTAGTGAAGTTTAAGAAAGGGAAAGAGTACTATGAGAAAGTGGGGAAGGCTTGGAAACGTGGGTATCTTCTGTACGGTCCACCAGGAACAGGGAAATCCACCATGATCGCTGCCATGGCAAATTTCATGGAGTATGATGTTTATGATCTTGAGCTGACGTCTGTTAAGGATAATACAGAGTTGAAGAAGTTGTTGATCGAGATTTCCAATAAATCCATTATTGTGATTGAGGATATTGATTGTTCACTTGATCTTACGGGGCaacggaagaagaagaagaaaacagaggAGGAGGGAGATGAAGCGAAGGAGATTGAGAAGAAGGctaaagaggaagagaagaaagagagcaAAGTGACGCTTTCTGGGCTGTTGAATTTCATAGACGGAATTTGGTCAGCGTGTGGTGGAGAGAGGTTGATTATTTTCACGACGAATCACAAGGAAAAGCTTGACGAAGCTTTGataagaagaggaagaatGGACAAACATATAGAAATGTCTTATTGTGGTTTCGAAGCATTCAAAATTCTTGCAATGAATTACTTGGATGTTGAATGGGATGATTCATACGATAAAATTAAGGAGATGCTAGAAGAGATAGAAATGGCACCGGCAGACGTGGCAGAGAATTTGATGCCAAAATACGAAGGGGAAGAAACAGGCGAGTGTTTCAAGAGATTGATCAAGGGACTTGAGGATGCAAAAGTGGCAgctgagaagaagaaagcagaGGAAGAAGCTGAAGCTACAAAAATGGcagagaaagagaaggagaagaaggaaaaagaggagaagaaaaaagctGAGGATGAAGCAGAAGCTGctaaaaaggaagagaagaaggaagaagaagaatcggGTGAGAAGGAATGTAGTAAATGCAATGGGGTAACAACAAGAGAGGTGAAGGAGAATGGTCATGTGGAGAAGAAACAGAACAATTGA
- the LOC101221868 gene encoding thaumatin-like protein, which yields MEFPNRLPVFFIFFLSFIFLSFGEGRARTVTFYFRNKCPFTIWPATAPNAGQPIIADGGFTLLSGQTQRVIAPASWTGRFWARTGCNFAPNQQGPACETGDCGGKLACKGLIGTPPATLVEVTLQEDKSKPNFYDISLVDGFNIPISVNSKQPISPKCAIGSCEKNLNEICPDELKVLNGNGDVVACRSACLAFGLDSFCCRNTYGTPETCKPSLYSRMFKEACPSYYSFAFDSPPPLASCSAREFVVTFCPAGWGSGDAAAKGREEMSAE from the exons ATGGAGTTTCCTAATCGTTTACCcgttttcttcatcttcttcctctctttcattttcctttcatttg GAGAGGGAAGGGCGCGCACGGTGACATTTTACTTCCGCAACAAATGCCCATTCACTATATGGCCAGCGACGGCGCCAAACGCCGGCCAGCCAATAATCGCCGACGGTGGATTCACTCTCCTTTCCGGCCAAACACAGCGCGTAATTGCACCGGCGTCCTGGACCGGAAGGTTCTGGGCCAGAACAGGCTGCAACTTCGCCCCGAACCAACAAGGGCCGGCTTGCGAAACCGGCGACTGCGGTGGAAAACTCGCCTGCAAGGGGCTAATCGGAACCCCACCGGCAACACTCGTCGAAGTCACCCTCCAAGAAGACAAATCGAAACCCAATTTCTACGACATTAGCCTTGTCGATGGATTCAACATTCCTATTTCAGTGAATTCCAAACAACCCATTTCCCCCAAGTGCGCGATTGGAAGCTGCGAGAAGAATCTGAATGAGATTTGCCCTGATGAACTGAAGGTATTGAATGGGAATGGTGACGTCGTAGCTTGTAGAAGCGCTTGTTTGGCTTTTGGATTGGACTCGTTCTGTTGCAGAAATACGTACGGAACGCCAGAGACTTGCAAGCCGAGTTTGTACTCGAGGATGTTTAAGGAGGCTTGCCCGTCGTACTATAGCTTTGCGTTCGATTCACCGCCGCCGTTGGCCAGTTGCTCGGCCAGAGAATTCGTGGTCACGTTCTGCCCAGCGGGTTGGGGTAGTGGAGATGCGGCAGCAAAGGGGAGAGAAGAGATGTCGGCTGAGTGA
- the LOC101209547 gene encoding glycerol-3-phosphate acyltransferase RAM2: protein MAEGKNQQSFINHKTFPTIDRCSSIGREKHTVVADMDGTLLCGRSSFPYFALIAFEAGGVLRLLFLLLASPIAGFLYYFISESAGIRVLIFSTFAGMKVSDIESVARAVLPKFYAHDLHVETWRVFSSCGKRCVLTANPRIMVEPFLKDFLGADMVIGTEIHTIGQRATGLIQSPGIIVGKNKAKAVQQITQPDIGIGDRLTDYPFMKLCKEGYVVPAKHEVKPVTVDKLPKPIVFHDGRLVVKPTPFMAFLLILWIPVGFILACLRIAAGSLLPMPIVYYAFWALGVRVEIRGTPPPPAKKSTGQTGVLFICSHRTLLDPIFLSTALGRPIPAVTYSISRLSEIISPIKTVRLSRDRAADAAMIKNLLQEGDLAICPEGTTCREPFLLRFSALFAELTDEIVPVAMSNRMSMFHGTTARGWKGMDPFYFFMNPSPVYEVTFLNKLPYELTCGGGEKSSHEVANYIQRMIAATLSYKCTNFTRKDKYRALAGNDGIVPEKSKVQSTKIMGC from the exons ATGGCGGAAGGTAAGAATCAACAATCTTTCATTAACCACAAGACCTTTCCCACGATTGACCGATGCTCGTCTATTGGTCGGGAGAAGCATACGGTTGTTGCCGACATGGATGGGACTTTGCTTTGTGGTCGTAGCTCTTTCCCTTACTTCGCCCTCATCGCATTTGAGGCCGGTGGAGTATTGAGGCttctgtttttgttgttggCCTCTCCAATTGCTGGATTTTTGTACTACTTCATTTCTGAGTCCGCTGGAATTCGTGTGCtcatattttcaacttttgctGGAATGAAA GTTTCCGACATCGAATCCGTGGCGCGTGCAGTTCTACCAAAGTTCTACGCACATGACTTGCACGTGGAAACATGGAGGGTATTCTCGTCATGTGGAAAACGCTGCGTTTTAACCGCCAACCCCAGAATCATGGTGGAACCATTTCTCAAGGATTTCTTAGGTGCTGACATGGTTATCGGTACGGAAATTCACACAATCGGGCAGCGAGCCACCGGTCTAATTCAAAGCCCGGGAATCATTGTCGGAAAGAACAAGGCTAAAGCAGTCCAACAAATTACACAGCCCGACATTGGGATCGGTGACCGCCTAACCGATTACCCCTTTATGAAGCTCTGCAAAGAGGGCTATGTAGTTCCTGCAAAGCATGAGGTTAAGCCCGTCACCGTTGATAAATTGCCTAAGCCAATCGTGTTTCACGATGGCCGATTGGTTGTAAAACCCACGCCCTTTATGGCCTTCCTTTTAATTCTCTGGATTCCAGTGGGATTCATTCTCGCTTGCTTGCGAATTGCCGCCGGTTCTCTTCTTCCCATGCCGATTGTGTACTATGCGTTTTGGGCTCTTGGCGTTCGGGTTGAAATCAGAGGTACACCACCACCTCCCGCGAAGAAATCCACCGGCCAAACTGGCGTCCTTTTCATATGTTCACATCGAACCCTCCTCGATCCAATCTTTCTCTCAACTGCCCTCGGTCGTCCCATCCCCGCCGTCACATACTCCATCTCCCGTCTCTCCGAGATCATTTCTCCCATTAAAACCGTCCGCTTAAGTCGTGACAGAGCGGCCGACGCCGCGATGATCAAGAACCTACTGCAAGAAGGTGACTTAGCAATATGCCCAGAAGGGACGACATGTCGGGAGCCATTCCTACTCCGATTCTCGGCACTGTTCGCGGAGCTAACCGATGAGATTGTTCCGGTGGCAATGTCGAACCGGATGAGCATGTTCCATGGGACGACGGCGAGAGGGTGGAAGGGGATGGACCCGTTTTACTTCTTCATGAACCCAAGTCCGGTGTATGAAGTGACGTTTTTGAACAAATTACCGTACGAACTCACTTGTGGCGGGGGCGAAAAATCGAGCCATGAGGTGGCGAATTACATTCAGAGGATGATCGCTGCAACACTGTCTTACAAGTGCACCAACTTTACTAGAAAAGACAAGTACAGAGCTCTCGCCGGAAATGATGGCATTGTTCCCGAGAAATCAAAGGTTCAATCTACCAAAATAATGGGTTGCTAG
- the LOC101221643 gene encoding probable prolyl 4-hydroxylase 7: MASPFFLPFSIFFLFLFLLPFSSLSANRFPKLILHNNDIDESVIRMKTGGSAMTIDPTRVIQLSSKPRAFLYKGFLSAEECQHLINSAKGKLHQSLVAAGTGQSVTSKERTSTGMFLHKAQDEIVARIESRIAAWTFLPLDNGEPIQILRYENGQKYEPHFDFFQDPGNIAIGGHRIATILMYLSNVEKGGETVFPNSPVKLSEEEKADLSECGKVGYGVRPKLGDALLFFSMNPNVTPDTTSYHGSCPVIEGEKWSATKWIHMLPIDEFWRNPACVDENDHCTAWAKAGECEKNPVYMMGSKNELGFCRFSCKVCSPS, from the exons ATGGcttctccattttttctcccattttctatctttttccttttccttttccttttacccttttcttctctctccgCCAATCGCTTCCCCAAATTGATCTTACACAACAACGACAT AGATGAGTCTGTTATTAGGATGAAAACGGGTGGTTCCGCCATGACAATCGATCCCACTCGTGTCATTCAGCTTTCATCCAAACCCAG GGCCTTCTTATATAAGGGATTTTTGTCTGCTGAGGAGTGCCAACATCTTATCAATTCG GCGAAGGGTAAGCTACATCAATCATTGGTGGCGGCTGGAACAGGTCAGAGTGTTACAAGTAAAGAACGAACGAGTACTGGCATGTTTCTTCACAAGGCCCAG GATGAAATAGTTGCTCGCATCGAGTCAAGGATTGCTGCATGGACTTTCCTTCCCCTTG ATAATGGGGAGCCTATTCAAATACTAAGGTATGAGAACGGACAGAAATACGAGccacattttgatttttttcaagaccCAGGCAATATAGCCATTGGAGGTCATCGGATAGCCACAATCTTGATGTATTTATCCAATGTTGAAAAGGGTGGAGAAACAGTCTTTCCCAATTCTCCG GTTAAATTATCCGAGGAGGAAAAGGCTGACTTGTCTGAGTGCGGTAAGGTTGGCTATGGAG TAAGACCAAAGTTAGGTGATGCTTTACTGTTCTTCAGTATGAATCCAAATGTGACGCCAGACACGACCAGCTATCACGGAAGCTGCCCAGTGATAGAGGGTGAGAAATGGTCTGCAACTAAATGGATTCATATGCTTCCAATCGATGAATTTTGGAGGAATCCAGCTTGCGTAGACGAAAATGACCACTGTACTGCGTGGGCAAAAGCAGGTGAATGTGAAAAGAATCCTGTTTATATGATGGGTTCTAAGAACGAACTTGGATTTTGTAGGTTTAGTTGCAAAGTATGCTCTCCCTCgtag